A region of Candidatus Roizmanbacteria bacterium DNA encodes the following proteins:
- a CDS encoding IS1595 family transposase translates to MVCNNRPISKYKRKKILWCFAHDLSATQTSGILGLNRNTVNKYYNNIRQLIYHHQVHQMQRYVGGEIEIDESYFGPRRMRGKSSKRGRGTSFKQVVFGIYERQGRVFTRIIPNCKRRTLHAVMKGKIDLNSTVYSDSWSGYNGLVDVGYDKHLRINHKKNEFSNTKGVHINGIESFWSFCKRRLVKFNGVKKNFPLHLKECEWRWSKSPSILYNELLQIVNVLV, encoded by the coding sequence ATGGTTTGTAACAATAGGCCGATATCAAAATACAAGAGAAAAAAGATACTATGGTGTTTTGCACACGATCTGAGTGCTACACAGACCTCTGGTATTTTGGGTCTCAACCGCAATACAGTCAACAAATATTACAATAATATTCGTCAACTCATATATCATCACCAAGTGCACCAGATGCAACGATATGTTGGTGGTGAGATAGAAATTGATGAATCATACTTTGGACCTCGAAGGATGAGAGGCAAGTCAAGTAAAAGAGGTCGTGGGACGTCATTTAAGCAGGTAGTATTTGGGATATATGAGCGTCAAGGACGTGTATTTACTCGTATCATTCCAAACTGTAAAAGAAGAACGCTACATGCTGTTATGAAGGGAAAGATTGACTTGAACAGTACTGTATATTCAGATTCGTGGAGCGGATACAACGGACTTGTTGATGTCGGGTATGACAAACATTTGAGAATCAATCACAAGAAAAATGAGTTCTCAAATACAAAAGGGGTCCATATCAATGGCATAGAGTCATTCTGGTCCTTTTGTAAAAGACGTCTCGTTAAGTTCAATGGTGTAAAGAAAAACTTTCCATTACACTTGAAAGAGTGTGAATGGAGATGGAGCAAATCCCCATCGATCCTTTACAATGAACTATTACAAATTGTTAATGTGCTAGTCTAG